The Lutibacter profundi genome includes a region encoding these proteins:
- the purB gene encoding adenylosuccinate lyase, translating into MILTNLNAISPIDGRYRNKVESLAQFFSEEALIKYRVKVEIEYFIALCKIPLPQLIKFNTSEFDKLRAIYLKFSSEDAQKIKDIEKITNHDVKAVEYFIKEKFDALNFQKYKEFIHFGLTSQDINNTATPLSIKDAFNGVYYPQLATLIEKLKELATAWKNIPMLARTHGQPASPTRLGKEIYVFVERIEQQVKQLQNIPYAAKFGGATGNFNAHKVAYPTIDWKQFGTSFVEKVLELHHSFPTTQIEHYDHLAGIFDALKRINTILIDFNRDIWTYVSMEYFKQKIKKGEVGSSAMPHKVNPIDFENSEGNLGIANALFEHLSAKLPISRLQRDLTDSTVLRNIGVPIAHTIIAFNSTLKGLNKLLINEEKFAEDLENHWAVVAEAIQTILRREAYPNPYEALKGLTRTNEKITQKSMSDFIETLEVSEIIKKELKAITPSNYTGI; encoded by the coding sequence ATGATTTTAACCAATTTAAATGCCATATCGCCAATTGATGGTAGATACAGAAATAAAGTAGAAAGTTTAGCGCAATTTTTTTCAGAAGAAGCACTTATCAAGTATCGAGTAAAAGTAGAAATTGAATATTTTATTGCTTTATGTAAAATTCCATTACCTCAATTAATCAAATTTAATACTTCTGAGTTTGACAAGCTAAGGGCTATTTACTTAAAATTCTCTTCTGAAGATGCACAAAAAATAAAAGATATTGAGAAAATAACCAACCATGATGTTAAAGCTGTTGAGTATTTTATCAAAGAAAAATTTGATGCGTTAAATTTTCAGAAATACAAAGAATTTATTCATTTTGGCTTAACTTCACAAGACATAAATAATACCGCAACACCGCTTTCAATAAAAGATGCTTTTAATGGTGTTTATTACCCTCAATTAGCTACTCTTATAGAAAAATTAAAAGAATTAGCAACTGCTTGGAAAAATATACCAATGCTTGCCAGAACTCATGGACAACCTGCATCACCTACAAGGTTAGGAAAGGAAATTTATGTTTTTGTAGAAAGAATTGAACAACAAGTAAAACAGCTACAAAACATTCCTTATGCAGCGAAATTTGGTGGAGCAACAGGAAATTTTAATGCTCATAAAGTTGCTTATCCAACTATTGATTGGAAACAATTTGGAACTAGCTTTGTTGAAAAAGTGTTAGAGTTACATCATTCATTTCCAACTACTCAAATTGAACATTACGATCATTTAGCTGGTATTTTTGACGCTCTAAAACGTATAAACACCATATTAATTGATTTTAATAGAGATATTTGGACCTATGTTTCTATGGAGTATTTTAAACAAAAAATTAAAAAAGGTGAAGTGGGTTCTTCTGCAATGCCTCACAAAGTAAATCCAATAGATTTTGAAAATTCAGAAGGAAACTTAGGAATTGCAAATGCCCTTTTTGAGCATTTATCTGCAAAACTTCCTATTTCGCGTTTGCAACGTGATTTAACAGACTCTACAGTTTTAAGAAATATTGGCGTACCCATTGCTCACACAATTATTGCATTTAATTCTACGTTAAAAGGATTGAATAAATTATTAATTAATGAAGAAAAATTTGCCGAAGATCTTGAAAATCATTGGGCTGTAGTAGCTGAAGCTATTCAAACTATATTGCGTAGAGAAGCATATCCAAATCCTTATGAGGCTCTTAAAGGTTTAACAAGAACCAATGAAAAAATTACACAAAAATCTATGTCCGATTTTATTGAAACCTTAGAAGTTTCTGAGATTATTAAAAAAGAATTAAAAGCTATAACACCAAGTAATTATACAGGAATTTAA
- a CDS encoding response regulator, whose product MKQALNCILLIDDEEPVNYLHKLIIEQTGYVKNIVTMQNAKQALNLINSKEEEKLCRLIFLDINMPGMNGWEFLDKYNELDIKHREEVVIVMLTTSLDPDDREKAKNIKEIREFRSKPLTKGVLEEICEKYFCI is encoded by the coding sequence ATGAAACAAGCATTAAACTGTATATTACTAATTGATGATGAAGAACCAGTTAATTACCTTCATAAGTTGATTATAGAGCAAACGGGCTATGTTAAAAATATAGTGACTATGCAAAACGCAAAACAGGCTTTAAATCTCATTAATTCAAAAGAAGAAGAGAAACTATGCCGATTAATTTTTCTTGATATCAACATGCCGGGGATGAATGGTTGGGAGTTTCTTGATAAATATAATGAATTGGATATAAAACACCGTGAGGAGGTAGTAATAGTAATGTTAACCACTTCTCTAGATCCTGATGATAGAGAAAAAGCCAAAAACATTAAAGAAATTAGAGAGTTTAGAAGTAAACCTCTTACTAAAGGAGTGTTAGAAGAAATATGTGAAAAGTATTTTTGTATATAA
- a CDS encoding toxin-antitoxin system YwqK family antitoxin, producing MFLDIIVLKVLNFLKTFREEDSLAKVKFYTVEGILESKGAMVGKKRIGKWIYYNSDGKTILSEESYINGLLDGEVKTYYSSGKITEILNYRNGKLHGNTKRFADNGNLLDDLNYVKGKLQGLAKYYNLQGKLIYSGVYENDEKVGKWEYFENGKRVKRAN from the coding sequence GTGTTTTTAGATATTATAGTGCTAAAAGTTCTAAATTTCCTTAAAACCTTTAGAGAAGAAGACAGTTTAGCAAAAGTTAAATTTTATACCGTAGAAGGAATTTTGGAAAGTAAAGGAGCAATGGTAGGTAAAAAAAGAATTGGTAAGTGGATATATTATAATTCTGATGGGAAAACAATATTATCCGAAGAAAGTTATATAAATGGCTTATTGGATGGAGAAGTTAAAACATACTACAGTTCTGGTAAAATTACTGAAATTTTAAACTATAGAAATGGAAAGTTACACGGAAATACAAAACGTTTTGCAGATAATGGTAATTTGTTAGATGATTTGAATTATGTTAAAGGTAAGTTACAAGGACTTGCAAAATATTATAATTTACAAGGAAAACTTATTTATAGTGGAGTGTATGAAAATGATGAGAAAGTAGGGAAATGGGAGTATTTTGAAAACGGAAAACGGGTAAAGAGAGCAAACTGA
- the mazG gene encoding nucleoside triphosphate pyrophosphohydrolase: MHTREQQLKAINQLLDIMDELRSKCPWDQKQTFQSLRHLTIEETYELGDAILKNDFQEIKKELGDLLLHIVFYAKIGSETNNFDIADVANSIAEKLIYRHPHIYGDVTVKNEDEVKQNWEKLKLKEGKKSVLEGVPTSLPSMVKANRIQEKVAGVGFDWEKPEQVWEKVQEELGELNDEIKKGNNDNIEAEFGDVLFSMINYARFINVNPENALERTNIKFIKRFQYLEEAAKKEGKSLHDMSLTEMDVFWNESKKMYK, from the coding sequence ATGCATACAAGAGAACAGCAACTTAAAGCCATAAATCAATTATTGGATATTATGGATGAGTTACGTTCTAAATGCCCTTGGGATCAAAAACAAACATTTCAATCTCTTAGACATTTAACCATTGAAGAAACCTATGAGTTGGGCGATGCTATCCTTAAAAATGACTTTCAAGAAATAAAAAAAGAGTTAGGAGATTTGTTGCTCCATATTGTCTTTTACGCAAAAATAGGTTCTGAAACCAATAATTTTGATATTGCTGATGTAGCAAACTCAATTGCTGAAAAATTGATTTATCGACACCCTCATATCTATGGTGATGTTACTGTTAAAAATGAAGATGAGGTTAAACAAAATTGGGAAAAACTAAAATTAAAAGAAGGAAAAAAATCGGTGTTAGAAGGTGTTCCAACTTCACTTCCATCTATGGTAAAAGCAAACAGAATACAAGAAAAAGTTGCTGGAGTAGGTTTTGATTGGGAAAAACCTGAACAAGTTTGGGAAAAAGTGCAAGAAGAATTAGGTGAACTAAATGACGAAATTAAAAAAGGAAATAACGATAATATTGAAGCTGAATTTGGAGACGTCTTATTTTCTATGATTAATTATGCACGTTTTATTAACGTAAATCCTGAAAATGCACTTGAAAGAACAAATATAAAATTCATAAAACGCTTTCAATATTTAGAAGAAGCAGCTAAAAAAGAAGGCAAATCTCTTCATGATATGTCACTTACCGAAATGGACGTATTTTGGAACGAATCAAAAAAAATGTACAAATAA
- a CDS encoding ATP-binding protein produces MDTETIYKEMFLFAPNAELLVDKNGIIVKINHQVEKLFGYEREELVGKKVEYLIPERIVHTRLIIDKYLRAPVRREMSESKDFLVKRKDGSEFFIEIGLNPIKLENKIFISASIRDVSARVHLVNKLQQSLTAIKNKNKELEQFTYIAAHDLQEPLNTVTGFVELLNEQYKGRLDKNADKYLQFITKASSRMRFLIRGLLDYARIGRERKLSMVDCNKLVTEIQYDFAFSIAETNTTFIIDKLPQVYGCELELSILFQNLISNAIKFRKEGTAPQIKISSEKEGNYWKFSVQDNGIGLAEEHKKKIFIIYQQLNARTEYKGFGLGLAFCQKIVELHGGKIWVDSVPNKGSTFYFTILNSNNL; encoded by the coding sequence TTGGATACTGAAACAATATACAAAGAGATGTTTCTGTTTGCACCCAATGCAGAACTGCTGGTTGATAAGAACGGAATTATTGTTAAAATAAATCACCAAGTAGAAAAACTCTTTGGATATGAGAGAGAAGAACTTGTTGGGAAGAAAGTAGAATATTTAATTCCAGAACGTATTGTACATACGCGCCTTATAATTGATAAATACCTCAGAGCGCCTGTAAGACGAGAAATGTCAGAAAGCAAGGACTTTTTGGTAAAAAGAAAGGATGGTAGTGAATTTTTTATAGAAATTGGTTTAAATCCTATTAAATTGGAAAATAAAATATTTATTTCGGCTTCCATACGAGATGTTTCTGCAAGAGTTCATCTTGTCAATAAACTTCAACAATCACTAACAGCTATTAAAAATAAAAATAAGGAACTTGAGCAATTCACTTATATCGCTGCACATGATTTACAAGAGCCATTAAACACAGTAACTGGATTTGTTGAATTGTTGAACGAACAGTATAAAGGACGGTTAGATAAAAATGCAGACAAGTACCTTCAATTTATTACAAAAGCATCTAGTCGTATGCGTTTTTTAATTAGGGGTTTACTTGATTATGCACGTATTGGGAGGGAACGTAAACTCTCTATGGTTGATTGCAACAAATTAGTAACTGAAATTCAGTACGATTTTGCCTTTTCTATTGCAGAAACAAATACTACATTTATTATTGATAAATTGCCTCAAGTATATGGTTGTGAATTAGAATTAAGCATATTATTTCAGAATTTAATAAGTAATGCTATTAAGTTTAGGAAGGAAGGTACAGCACCTCAAATTAAAATTTCTTCAGAAAAGGAAGGTAACTATTGGAAATTTTCTGTTCAGGACAACGGAATTGGTTTAGCTGAAGAACATAAGAAGAAAATATTTATAATTTACCAACAATTAAATGCCCGAACTGAATATAAAGGTTTTGGTTTAGGGCTTGCCTTCTGCCAAAAAATTGTGGAATTGCACGGTGGTAAAATTTGGGTAGACTCTGTCCCTAACAAGGGAAGTACATTTTACTTTACAATTTTAAATTCAAATAATTTATGA
- a CDS encoding DUF1028 domain-containing protein has translation MKSFSIIILIFMMNFEGNSQQFYSKKEPFAHTYSIVARDTVTGEMGVAVQSHWFSVGSLVAWGEAGVGVVATQSFINPSFGPRGLSLLKNGLTPKMAVESLLELDEGREVRQLAILDVQGNVAAYTGKNCIEMAGHIVGDNFSVQANLMEKSTVWPAMAKAFKNSKGALAERLLIALEAAQKEGGDIRGKQSAAILVVKAKSTGNSWEDKVVDLRVEDNENPLKEMRRLLTIHTAYEYMNKGDLAVETGNNKLAKEYYMKAQQLNPNNLEMKYWYAVTLANNGELTEATQIFKLIFEQNNKWRELIPRLLKAKLLKVSEKQLKEILNL, from the coding sequence ATGAAGTCATTTAGTATAATAATTTTAATATTTATGATGAATTTTGAAGGGAACTCTCAACAATTTTATTCAAAAAAAGAACCGTTTGCACATACTTATTCTATTGTAGCACGAGATACAGTTACAGGTGAAATGGGAGTTGCTGTACAATCGCACTGGTTTTCAGTAGGTAGTTTAGTTGCTTGGGGAGAAGCAGGAGTAGGAGTAGTGGCAACACAATCGTTTATAAATCCATCGTTTGGCCCTAGAGGGTTGAGTTTGTTGAAAAACGGTTTAACCCCTAAAATGGCTGTAGAATCATTGTTAGAATTGGATGAGGGAAGAGAAGTTAGGCAATTAGCAATTTTAGATGTGCAAGGGAATGTAGCTGCCTATACAGGAAAAAACTGTATAGAAATGGCAGGGCATATTGTTGGTGATAATTTTTCAGTTCAGGCGAATTTAATGGAAAAAAGTACGGTTTGGCCAGCAATGGCAAAAGCTTTTAAAAATTCAAAAGGTGCTTTGGCAGAACGCTTATTGATAGCTTTAGAAGCAGCCCAAAAAGAAGGTGGAGATATTAGAGGAAAACAATCAGCTGCAATTTTAGTTGTAAAAGCAAAAAGCACAGGAAATAGTTGGGAAGATAAAGTTGTAGATTTACGTGTTGAAGATAATGAAAATCCGTTAAAAGAAATGAGACGATTGTTAACAATTCATACAGCGTACGAGTATATGAATAAAGGAGATTTAGCCGTTGAGACAGGTAATAATAAGCTAGCAAAAGAATATTATATGAAAGCTCAACAACTAAATCCTAATAATTTGGAAATGAAATATTGGTATGCAGTTACCTTAGCTAATAATGGAGAGTTAACTGAAGCAACACAAATTTTTAAATTAATTTTTGAGCAAAATAATAAGTGGAGAGAATTAATACCTAGATTGTTAAAGGCAAAATTGTTGAAAGTTTCAGAAAAGCAATTAAAAGAAATATTAAATTTATAA
- a CDS encoding SDR family NAD(P)-dependent oxidoreductase: MGKIVIITGGSKGLGFGLANVYHQNGYRVISISRSNIKKLYTVEQYQCDLSKTDTIDGVMTEIFSHLDKNSTTHLTLINNAGDLGTINTIDKLSPSEINYTIQVNLVAPLILNALFIKLSKDWNSKKQIFNISSGAAVNPYESWSLYCASKAGVDMMTKVISKEQKEINNGVSVVSIYPGIVDTDMQTKARNTPHENFKSVQRFIDFYKHGDLFTPKEVAEKIYKLDISGALKNGQILDIRNV; this comes from the coding sequence ATGGGTAAAATTGTAATAATTACCGGTGGTAGTAAAGGATTAGGTTTTGGATTAGCAAATGTGTATCATCAAAATGGATATCGTGTAATTTCAATATCAAGGAGCAACATTAAAAAACTATATACGGTAGAACAATATCAATGTGATCTTAGTAAAACTGATACTATTGATGGCGTAATGACAGAAATATTCTCACATTTAGATAAAAATAGCACAACCCATTTAACATTAATTAATAATGCTGGAGATTTAGGAACAATAAATACCATAGATAAACTATCTCCATCAGAAATTAATTATACCATTCAGGTAAATTTGGTTGCACCTCTTATTTTAAATGCACTCTTTATCAAATTATCAAAAGATTGGAATTCTAAAAAGCAGATTTTCAATATTTCTTCTGGCGCGGCTGTAAATCCCTATGAAAGTTGGTCACTTTATTGCGCTTCAAAAGCTGGTGTAGATATGATGACTAAAGTTATTTCCAAAGAGCAAAAAGAAATAAATAACGGTGTTAGCGTAGTTTCAATATATCCGGGAATTGTAGATACTGATATGCAAACTAAAGCGAGAAATACCCCTCATGAAAACTTTAAATCTGTGCAACGTTTTATAGATTTTTATAAACATGGCGATTTATTTACACCAAAAGAAGTGGCAGAGAAAATTTATAAACTAGATATTTCTGGTGCATTAAAAAACGGACAAATATTAGATATTAGAAATGTTTAA
- a CDS encoding heme-binding domain-containing protein: MKKILLGIIAVLVLIQFIKPQKNNSKDYTNDITTELQIPDEVQQLIKTSCADCHSNSTVYPWYNKIAPFSWYLAQHINEAKEHLNFSEWTTYNKDQKNHIVKELKEVIKNREMPLTSYLLIHENAALNESQNKLFLDWINTIEKY; the protein is encoded by the coding sequence ATGAAAAAAATACTTTTAGGAATTATAGCTGTATTGGTTTTAATTCAATTTATTAAACCTCAAAAAAATAATTCAAAAGATTATACAAATGATATTACTACAGAACTCCAAATTCCAGATGAAGTACAGCAGCTAATTAAAACTTCGTGCGCAGATTGTCATTCAAATTCAACGGTTTACCCTTGGTACAATAAAATTGCACCATTTTCATGGTATTTGGCTCAGCATATTAACGAAGCCAAAGAACACTTAAACTTTTCTGAGTGGACAACATATAATAAAGACCAAAAAAATCACATTGTAAAAGAGTTAAAAGAAGTAATAAAAAACCGTGAAATGCCGTTAACTAGTTATTTATTAATTCATGAAAATGCTGCATTGAATGAGTCACAAAACAAATTATTTCTTGATTGGATTAATACAATTGAGAAGTATTAA
- the lon gene encoding endopeptidase La, translating to MSNSKFLKLDNMSLQHILDEDADLIPLMTPEDEEEINKEDVPDVLPILPLRNTVLFPGVVIPITAGRDKSIQLIKEANKGNKIIGVVAQKNEAIEDPTINDIHKIGTVARILRMLKMPDGNTTVIIQGKKQFEVDSFVQEEPYIQAITKPYIEDRAEENEPEFEAIIDSIKEMAVRIIKENPNLPTEATFAIKNIESKPFLINFVSSNMNLKVAEKQELLETKNLKERALLTLKKMDAELQRLELRSDIQSKTRSDMDQQQREYYLHQQLKTIQEELGGVSYDEELEEMRERAKTKKWNDDVKETFEKELGRLQRMNPQVAEYSVQRNYLDLLLDLPWNEYSDDKFDLKRAQRILDRDHFGLEKVKERIIEHLAVLKLKGDMKSPIICLYGPPGVGKTSLGKSIAESIGRKYVRMSLGGLRDEAEIRGHRKTYIGAMPGRIIKDIKKAGTSNPVFVLDEIDKLASSSHNGDPSSAMLEVLDPEQNTTFYDNYLELDYDLSKVLFIATANSLSTIPWALRDRMEIINVSGYTIEEKVEIAKRHLLPKQLKEHGLTKEHLQIGKKQLEKIVEAYTRESGVRGLEKQIAKMVRYAAKSIAMEEDYEVKISIETIEKVLGPSHLERDKYESNNVAGVVTGLAWTQVGGDILFIESIISKGKGLTITGNLGKVMKESATIAMEYIRANANDFGIDSKILDEYKVHIHVPEGATPKDGPSAGITMLTSLVSVFTQRKVKAHLAMTGEITLRGKVLPVGGIKEKILAAKRANIKEIILSAENEKDIKEIKQTYLKGLKFNYVSEMKEVIDIALLKQKVKNAKTL from the coding sequence ATGAGCAATTCAAAATTTTTAAAATTAGACAATATGTCATTACAGCATATTTTAGATGAAGATGCAGATTTAATACCTTTAATGACGCCTGAAGATGAAGAGGAAATAAACAAAGAAGATGTTCCTGATGTATTGCCAATATTACCATTGCGTAATACGGTGCTATTTCCAGGGGTGGTAATTCCAATTACAGCTGGAAGAGATAAATCAATTCAATTAATTAAAGAAGCCAATAAAGGGAATAAAATTATTGGGGTTGTAGCTCAAAAAAATGAGGCCATAGAAGATCCAACAATTAATGATATTCATAAAATTGGTACAGTTGCTCGTATTTTACGAATGCTAAAAATGCCCGACGGAAATACGACCGTAATTATTCAAGGGAAAAAGCAATTTGAAGTGGATAGTTTTGTGCAAGAGGAACCGTATATTCAGGCTATAACAAAACCATATATAGAAGATCGTGCTGAAGAAAACGAGCCTGAATTTGAGGCTATTATAGATTCTATTAAAGAAATGGCTGTTCGTATTATTAAAGAGAATCCTAATTTGCCAACAGAAGCTACTTTTGCAATTAAAAATATAGAAAGTAAGCCTTTTTTAATCAATTTTGTTTCTTCTAACATGAATTTAAAAGTAGCAGAAAAACAAGAATTGTTAGAAACTAAAAACTTAAAAGAAAGAGCGTTACTTACGTTAAAAAAGATGGATGCAGAATTACAACGTTTAGAATTACGGAGTGATATTCAATCTAAAACACGCTCTGATATGGATCAACAACAGCGTGAATATTATTTGCATCAACAGCTCAAAACAATTCAAGAAGAATTAGGAGGTGTTTCTTATGATGAAGAGTTGGAAGAAATGCGAGAAAGAGCCAAAACTAAAAAATGGAATGATGATGTTAAAGAAACATTTGAAAAAGAGTTGGGGCGTTTACAACGTATGAATCCACAAGTTGCAGAATATTCTGTTCAGCGTAATTATTTAGATTTATTGTTAGACTTACCTTGGAACGAATATTCAGATGATAAATTTGATTTAAAACGCGCTCAAAGAATTCTTGATAGAGATCATTTTGGGTTAGAAAAAGTGAAAGAGCGAATTATTGAGCATTTAGCAGTACTTAAATTAAAGGGAGATATGAAATCTCCAATAATTTGTTTGTACGGCCCTCCAGGTGTAGGGAAAACTTCTTTAGGGAAATCAATTGCCGAATCTATAGGTAGAAAATATGTTAGAATGTCTTTAGGTGGATTACGTGATGAAGCTGAAATACGTGGACATAGAAAAACTTATATTGGAGCAATGCCAGGTAGAATTATTAAGGATATTAAAAAAGCAGGAACATCAAATCCGGTTTTTGTGTTAGATGAAATTGACAAACTGGCATCTTCTAGTCATAATGGAGATCCTTCTTCAGCAATGTTAGAAGTGTTAGATCCAGAGCAAAACACTACTTTTTACGATAATTATTTAGAGCTAGATTACGATTTATCTAAGGTGTTATTTATTGCAACTGCCAATAGTTTATCTACTATTCCTTGGGCATTACGTGACAGAATGGAAATTATCAATGTTTCAGGTTATACCATTGAAGAAAAAGTAGAAATAGCAAAACGTCATTTATTACCTAAGCAGTTAAAAGAACATGGATTAACAAAAGAACATTTGCAAATTGGTAAAAAACAACTAGAAAAAATTGTTGAAGCCTATACGCGTGAATCTGGAGTAAGAGGTTTGGAAAAACAAATTGCTAAAATGGTGCGTTATGCTGCAAAATCTATTGCTATGGAAGAGGATTATGAAGTTAAAATTTCTATTGAAACTATTGAAAAAGTATTAGGTCCATCACATTTGGAACGAGATAAATATGAAAGTAATAATGTTGCAGGTGTAGTTACTGGTTTGGCTTGGACACAAGTAGGAGGTGATATTTTATTTATTGAGTCTATTATTTCAAAAGGTAAAGGGTTAACCATTACCGGAAATTTAGGAAAAGTAATGAAAGAATCTGCTACAATTGCAATGGAGTATATTAGAGCAAATGCGAATGATTTTGGAATTGACAGTAAAATATTAGATGAATATAAAGTGCATATTCATGTTCCTGAAGGGGCAACACCTAAAGATGGGCCAAGTGCGGGTATTACTATGTTAACTTCCTTAGTATCAGTATTTACACAAAGAAAGGTGAAAGCTCATTTGGCAATGACCGGAGAAATTACGTTGCGAGGAAAAGTATTGCCAGTAGGCGGAATTAAAGAAAAAATATTAGCTGCAAAAAGAGCCAACATCAAAGAAATAATTCTTTCAGCAGAAAATGAGAAAGACATTAAAGAAATTAAACAAACTTATTTAAAAGGATTGAAATTTAATTATGTTTCAGAAATGAAAGAAGTAATAGATATTGCTTTATTGAAACAAAAAGTTAAAAACGCTAAAACATTGTAA
- a CDS encoding TerC family protein, translating to MEIFLLVDTWVALLTLTFLEIILGIDNIIFISITAGKLPSNQIKKATRIGLLLALVFRIILLFGVSYLISMKEPFFSIDLSWLKIGITGQSVILILGGLFLLYKSTSEIRDKVEGIEYSKNSITKKKPSTLKMVIIQIVMVDIVFSFDSVLTAVGMTNGIPGALIIMITAVIISMIIMMIFVVPVSTFVNEHPTIQMLALSFLILIGFMLITEGAHLSNAEIFHQHVGAIPKGYLYFAIAFSLGVEALNMKVRKK from the coding sequence ATGGAAATATTCTTGCTAGTAGATACTTGGGTAGCATTATTAACACTTACTTTTTTAGAAATTATATTGGGTATTGATAATATTATTTTTATATCTATAACTGCTGGAAAACTACCTTCTAACCAAATTAAAAAAGCTACAAGAATTGGTTTGTTACTAGCGCTTGTATTTAGAATTATACTCTTATTTGGCGTTTCCTATTTAATTTCAATGAAAGAACCTTTCTTTTCTATTGATTTATCTTGGCTAAAGATTGGTATAACTGGTCAAAGCGTTATTTTAATACTTGGCGGACTCTTTTTATTATATAAAAGCACCAGTGAAATTAGAGACAAAGTTGAAGGTATTGAATACTCTAAAAATAGCATAACAAAAAAGAAGCCTTCAACTTTAAAAATGGTGATTATTCAAATTGTAATGGTTGATATTGTTTTTTCATTTGATTCAGTTTTAACGGCAGTTGGTATGACAAATGGTATTCCAGGAGCTTTAATAATAATGATAACTGCTGTAATAATTTCAATGATTATTATGATGATTTTTGTTGTACCAGTTAGTACGTTTGTGAATGAACATCCTACCATTCAAATGTTAGCATTATCTTTTTTAATTTTAATTGGTTTTATGTTAATTACTGAAGGTGCTCATTTATCTAATGCTGAAATATTCCATCAACACGTTGGCGCTATACCAAAAGGGTATCTATATTTTGCTATCGCTTTTTCATTAGGTGTGGAAGCGTTAAACATGAAAGTTAGAAAGAAATAA